One region of Oryza glaberrima chromosome 7, OglaRS2, whole genome shotgun sequence genomic DNA includes:
- the LOC127780206 gene encoding lysine-rich arabinogalactan protein 19-like → MPPPPPQTSAPPQSAAAALYLHERKAHRCPLHDANVPSERRRCPLFAVVPTLPPPPQTSSVPPQSTATALYLHKRKARRRPLHDAGRPLRAPPPPSPRRADPTELLRAPS, encoded by the coding sequence atgccgccgccgcccccacagACCTCCGCGCCTCctcagagcgccgccgccgccctataCCTCCACGAGCGGAAGGCCCACCGGTGCCCGCTTCATGACGCCAACGTCCCCTCCGAGCGCCGCCGTTGCCCCCTCTTCGCCGTCGTacccacgctgccgccgcccccacaAACCTCCTCCGTGCCTCCTCAGAGCACCGCCACTGCCCTATACCTCCACAAGCGGAAGGCCCGCCGGCGCCCGCTTCACGACGCTGGCCGTCCCctcagagcgccgccgccgccgtccccacgCCGCGCCGACCCCACAGAACTCCTCCGTGCCCCCTCAtag